The proteins below come from a single Myxococcota bacterium genomic window:
- the groES gene encoding co-chaperone GroES produces the protein MKIRPLQDRILVKRIDEEETTKGGIIIPDTAKEKPSEGKVVAVGNGKVSEDGKVQPLDVKKGDRVLFSKYAGTEVQVDGDEHIIIREDDVLGVME, from the coding sequence ATGAAGATCCGTCCGTTGCAGGACCGGATTCTCGTCAAGCGGATCGACGAGGAAGAGACGACGAAGGGCGGGATCATCATTCCCGACACGGCGAAGGAGAAGCCCTCGGAGGGCAAGGTGGTGGCCGTGGGCAATGGGAAGGTGAGCGAGGACGGCAAGGTGCAGCCGCTGGACGTGAAGAAGGGCGATCGCGTGCTGTTCAGCAAGTACGCGGGGACCGAGGTTCAGGTGGACGGTGACGAGCACATCATCATTCGCGAGGACGATGTCCTCGGGGTCATGGAGTAA
- the groL gene encoding chaperonin GroEL (60 kDa chaperone family; promotes refolding of misfolded polypeptides especially under stressful conditions; forms two stacked rings of heptamers to form a barrel-shaped 14mer; ends can be capped by GroES; misfolded proteins enter the barrel where they are refolded when GroES binds) — MAKEIRFDQEARSKMLSGVDQLANAVRVTLGPKGRNVVIDKSFGSPTVTKDGVTVAKEIELEDKFENMGAQMVKEVASKTSDVAGDGTTTATVLAQAIFREGSKLVVAGMNPMELKRGVDTAVGAIVEALHKQSKSTRDAGEIAQVGTISANNDETIGEILSEAMQKVGKEGVITVEEAKSMDTVLDVVEGMQFDRGYLSPYFVTDPERMEVSLDEPLILLHEKKISNMKDLLPLLEQVARQGKPLLIVAEDIEGEALATLVVNKIRGTLNVAAVKAPGFGDRRKAMLQDMAILTGGQVIAEELGLKLENVTLKDLGNAKRVVTDKDNTTIIDGAGKKSDIEGRCAEIRNQIEDTTSDYDREKLQERLAKLVGGVAVVKVGAATETEMKEKKARVEDALHATRAAVEEGIVPGGGVALLRCQKVLEDLGENEEQRAGVNIIRRAVEAPLRRISENAGIDGSIVVDKVKNAKGANGFNARTETYEDLLKAGVIDPTKVVRTAIQNAASVASLLLTTEAMVADKPEEGGAGGGMPGGMPGGMPGGMPGMM, encoded by the coding sequence ATGGCGAAAGAGATTCGATTCGACCAGGAAGCGCGCTCGAAGATGCTGTCGGGCGTGGATCAGCTCGCGAACGCGGTGCGTGTGACGCTGGGGCCGAAGGGCCGCAACGTGGTGATCGACAAGAGCTTCGGTTCGCCGACGGTGACCAAGGACGGCGTCACGGTGGCGAAGGAGATCGAGCTCGAAGACAAGTTCGAGAACATGGGCGCGCAGATGGTGAAGGAGGTCGCGAGCAAGACCTCGGACGTGGCCGGTGACGGAACGACCACGGCGACGGTGCTGGCGCAGGCGATCTTCCGCGAGGGCAGCAAGCTGGTGGTGGCGGGGATGAACCCGATGGAGCTGAAGCGCGGTGTGGACACCGCGGTGGGCGCCATCGTGGAGGCCCTGCACAAGCAGTCGAAGTCGACGCGTGACGCGGGTGAGATTGCGCAGGTGGGGACGATCTCGGCGAACAACGACGAGACGATTGGCGAGATTCTCTCCGAGGCGATGCAGAAGGTCGGCAAGGAGGGGGTGATCACGGTCGAGGAAGCGAAGTCGATGGACACGGTCCTGGACGTCGTGGAAGGCATGCAGTTCGACCGGGGTTATCTGTCGCCGTATTTCGTGACGGACCCGGAGCGGATGGAAGTGTCGCTGGACGAGCCGCTGATTCTTCTGCACGAGAAGAAGATCTCGAACATGAAGGACCTGCTGCCGTTGCTGGAGCAGGTGGCACGTCAGGGGAAGCCGCTGCTGATCGTGGCGGAGGACATCGAGGGCGAGGCTCTGGCCACGCTCGTGGTGAACAAGATCCGCGGGACGCTGAACGTGGCTGCGGTGAAGGCGCCTGGTTTCGGGGATCGTCGCAAGGCGATGCTGCAGGACATGGCGATCCTGACGGGTGGCCAGGTGATTGCGGAGGAGCTGGGTCTGAAGCTGGAGAACGTGACGCTGAAGGACCTGGGGAACGCGAAGCGCGTGGTGACGGACAAGGACAACACCACGATCATCGATGGCGCGGGGAAGAAGAGCGACATCGAGGGGCGCTGTGCGGAGATCCGCAATCAGATCGAGGACACGACGAGCGACTACGACCGGGAGAAGCTGCAGGAGCGGCTGGCGAAGCTGGTCGGCGGTGTGGCGGTCGTGAAGGTGGGTGCGGCCACCGAGACGGAGATGAAGGAGAAGAAGGCCCGGGTGGAGGACGCGCTGCACGCGACGCGTGCTGCGGTCGAGGAAGGGATCGTGCCTGGCGGTGGTGTGGCTTTGCTGCGCTGTCAGAAGGTGCTGGAGGACCTGGGTGAGAACGAGGAGCAGCGTGCGGGGGTGAACATCATCCGCCGTGCGGTGGAGGCTCCGCTGCGCCGGATCTCGGAGAACGCGGGGATCGACGGTTCGATCGTGGTGGACAAGGTGAAGAACGCGAAGGGAGCGAATGGCTTCAACGCGCGCACCGAGACCTACGAGGACCTGCTGAAGGCGGGCGTGATCGACCCGACGAAGGTGGTGCGGACGGCGATCCAGAACGCGGCGTCGGTGGCGAGCCTGCTGCTGACGACCGAGGCGATGGTCGCCGACAAGCCCGAAGAGGGCGGCGC